The following coding sequences are from one Amblyraja radiata isolate CabotCenter1 unplaced genomic scaffold, sAmbRad1.1.pri S88, whole genome shotgun sequence window:
- the LOC116969569 gene encoding zinc finger protein 850-like — translation MTSGPIRGDVVCRDALTQRRGPAPSCSSRRRHLAHRRVHTGERPFDCSDCSKSFKTASELETHRRVHTGEKPHGCSTCGQSFAFLSGLRAHGPVHSSERPFTCPDCGKSFKLSADVKVHRRVHTGERPYTCSYCGKGFTRYSGLQNHQRTHTGERPYTCAQCGKGFTTSTRLLIHQRSHTGERPYTCAQCGKGFTQSSSLLVHQRSTHTGERPYTCAQCGKGFTNSTRLMIHQRIHTGERPYTCAQGGKGFTQSNSLLVHQRSTHTGERPFTCAQCGKGFTNSSSLLVHQRSTHTGERPYTCAQCGKGFTQSSILQNHQSTHTGEHPYTCAQCGKGFICSSNLQKHQRTHTGERPYTCAQCGNGFTTSTRLLIHLRSHTGERPYTCAQCGKGFTQSNSLLDHQRSNHTGERPFTCAKCGKGFIRYGYLQKHQLTHTGERPYTCAECGKGFTCSTTLLVHQRTHTGERPYTCAQCGKGFTQSSNLQRHQRTHTGERPFTCAQCGKGFIRSTRLLSHQRVHTGDKRPFVCAECGKGFTRMSNLWQQYRTHSGERPFPGLSCGKGYTRLDHLLEHRRIHTGQRPFTCPLCTSLKMGVKPREVAAIFVKGTYPLKSLRGDECGKSFKTASDLKAHRRLHTAERPFDCSDCGKSFKTADGLKIHWRVHKSEKDYGCTTCGKNFVLLSGLRQHRQLHTGEKPHVCSTCGKSFAWMSGLRAHGPVHSSERPFPCPDCGKSFKLSADLKVHSNFQCALNSSNKWLQFVDNTPTVW, via the exons ATGACGTCCGGCCCCATACGCGGTGACGTTGTGTGCAGGGACGCGCTGACGCAGCGACGTGGCCCCGCCCCCTCCTGCTCctcccgccgccgccatctt gcccaccggcgggtgcacacgggagaacgccccttcgactgctcggactgcagcaagagtttcaagacggcgagtgaactggagacccaccggcgggtgcacacgggcgagaagccccatggctgctccacctgcggccagAGCTTTGCCTTCTTGTCGGGGCTGCGGGCTCACGGgccggtgcacagcagtgagcggcccttcacctgccccgACTGCGGCAAAAGCTTCAAGTTGTCCGCGGacgtgaaggtgcacaggcgcgtgcacaccggcgagcgcccctacacctgtagctactgcggcaagggcttcacccggtacagcggcctgcagaatcaccagcgcacccacaccggcgagcgcccctacacctgcgcccagtgcggcaagggcttcaccacctccaccaggctgctgatacaccagcgctcccacaccggcgagcgcccctacacctgcgcccagtgcggcaagggcttcacccagtccagcagcctgctggttcaccagcgcagcacccacaccggcgagcgcccctacacctgcgcccagtgcggcaagggcttcaccaactccaccAGGCTGATGATACACCAGCGCATTCACACCGGTGAACGcccatacacctgcgcccagggcggcaagggcttcacccagtccaacagcctgctggttcaccagcgcagcacccacaccggcgagcgccccttcacctgtgcccagtgcggcaagggcttcaccaactccagcagcctgctggttcaccagcgcagcacccacaccggcgagcgcccctacacctgcgcccagtgcggcaagggcttcacccagtcctccaTTCTGCAGAATCACCagagcacccacactggcgagcacccttacacctgtgcccagtgcggcaagggcttcatctgctcctccaacctgcagaagcaccagcgcacccacaccggtgagcgcccctacacctgcgcccagtgcggcaatggCTTCACCACCTCTACCAGGCTGCTGATACACCTGCgctcccacaccggtgagcgcccatacacctgcgcccagtgcggcaagggcttcacccagtcgaacagcctgctggatcaccagcgcagcaaccacaccggcgagcgccccttcacctgcgccaagtgcggcaagggcttcatccgatATGGCTATCTGCAGAAGCACCAgcttacccacaccggcgagcgcccctacacctgcgccgagtgtggcaagggcttcacctgctccaccacgctgctggtgcaccagcgcacccacaccggcgaacgcccctacacctgcgcccagtgcggcaagggcttcacccagtcctccaacctgcagaggcaccagcgcacccacaccggcgagcgccccttcacctgtgcccagtgcggcaagggcttcatccgctccaccaggctgctgtcccaccagcgggttcacaccggtgaca agagaccgtttgtgtgcgctgagtgtggcaagggtttcactcgCATGTCCAACCTGTGGCAGCAAtatcgtacccacagcggtgagcgtcccttccccggcctgtcctgtggtaagggctacacccgccttgaccacctgctggagcaccggcgaatccacaccggccagcgccccttcacctgcccgctct gcacttCATTGAAAATGGGAGTGAAGCCCAGGGAGgtggcggccatctttgttaaaGGCACTTACCCATTGAAGTCATTGAGGGGGGATG agtgtggcaagagcttcaagacggcgagTGACCTGAAGGCCCACCGGCGGTTGCACACggcagaacgccccttcgactgctcggactgCGGCAAGAGTTTCAAGACGGCGGATGGACTGAAGATCCACTGGCGGGTGCACAAAAGCGAGAAGGACTATGGCTGCACCACATGTGGCAAGAACTTTGTCTTGTTGTCTGGGCTACGGCAGCACCGGCAGTTGCACACGGGTGAGAAGCCCCAtgtctgctccacctgcggcaagagctttgcctggATGTCGGGACTGCGGGCTCACGGgccggtgcacagcagtgagcggcccttccccTGCCCCGACTGCGGCAAAAGCTTCAAGTTGTCCgcggacctgaaggtgcacag CAACTTCCAATGTGCATTGAATTCATCAAATAAGTGGCTCCAGTTTGTggacaacactcccaccgtgtggtga